A single Triticum dicoccoides isolate Atlit2015 ecotype Zavitan chromosome 2A, WEW_v2.0, whole genome shotgun sequence DNA region contains:
- the LOC119353680 gene encoding solute carrier family 25 member 44-like: MAAAAAAADTSAASTTGLALSEASINWERLDKTKFHVIGAILFTAQQGVLHPTAVVKTRMQVAEGGLSHMSGFVVFRKILRSDGIPGVFRGFGTSAVGALPGRILALTSLEISKEMAFKYSEHFDMSEASRIAVANGVAGLVSSTFSSSYSVPLDVVCQRLMVQGLPGMQTYRGPFDVINKVVRSEGLRGLYRGFGITLLTQSPASALWWSSYGGAQHAIWRSLGYGNGTQKKPSHTELVAVQATAGTIAGACSSIITTPIDTIKTRLQVMDNYGSGRPSVMKTTRLLLREEGWRGLYRGFGPRFLNMSLWGTSMIVTYELIKRLSVKPEQ, from the exons atggcggcggcggcggcggcggcggacacttCCGCGGCTTCCACGACCGGGCTCGCGCTCTCGGAGGCGAGCATCAACTGGGAGAG GTTGGACAAGACAAAGTTTCATGTCATTGGAGCAATCCTATTTACGGCCCAGCAAGGTGTTCTGCACCCAACAGCTGTTGTGAAGACTAGAATGCAGGTTGCCGAAGGAGGACTTTCACATATGTCTGGCTTTGTCGTTTTTCGAAAGATATTGAGGAGTGATGGCATCCCTGGTGTTTTCAGAGGATTTGGCACCAGTGCAGTTGGAGCTCTGCCTGGACGAATCTTGGCTCTAACTTCACTAGAGATCTCCAAAGAAATGGCATTTAAATACTCTGAGCACTTCGATATGTCCGAGGCATCAAGGATTGCTGTTGCTAATGGTGTAGCAGGCTTAGTGTCAAGTACCTTTTCAAGTTCATATTCTGTACCCCTAGATGTG GTTTGTCAGAGGCTCATGGTTCAGGGATTGCCAGGGATGCAAACATATAGAGGCCCATTTGATGTGATAAATAAGGTTGTCAGGAGTGAAGGCCTCCGGGGCCTTTACCGAGGTTTTGGAATTACCCTTTTAACTCAATCACCAGCTTCTGCCCTTTGGTGGAGTTCATATGGTGGGGCTCAACATGCTATCTGGAG GAGCTTGGGCTACGGAAATGGTACGCAGAAGAAACCCTCCCATACAGAACTTGTTGCTGTGCAAGCAACAGCTGGAACAATTGCTGGAGCTTGCTCATCGATTATCACTACACCAATAGATACCATCAAGACCCGGCTTCAG GTAATGGACAACTATGGCAGTGGAAGGCCATCCGTCATGAAGACTACCAGGCTGCTACTGCGAGAAGAAGGCTGGAGAGGTTTATACCGAGGGTTTGGACCACGCTTTCTTAACATGTCTCTGTGGGGTACATCAATGATTGTCACATACGAGCTAATAA AAAGACTTTCTGTGAAACCTGAACAATGA